TCTTATTCTTCTCTATTCTCTCTCTGTTCATTTCCTTCTTCATCTCTCCTCTCCTTCTTTATTGCTAAGCTTTTTCTTGTTAATGATCAATATTTGTTGTGCAATTTTTGAGTATTCAAGATCTAATAAATCCAATGGATCTTGTAAGCAAAAACTACATGATCCATGAAGCACAAGCTCCTTCTCCTATAACAACTCCAAGTAGCTCGATCTTTGGCACCCATTTACATTCCTCAGGTACAAATTTTCCCATCATAGCCATTGCCATTATGGGGATTTTAGCCACAGCTTTCTTGCTGGTGAGTTACCATATCTTTGTTATCAGACGCTGCCTCAGTTGGCACCGTATTGATCTCTTAAGGCGATCCTCTTTGTCACCAGGAGGAGGACCTGAAGACCTTGTAATGGCGTACTCTCCAGCCATGGAAGCTCGAGGACTAGACGAGTCTGTTATAAGGTCAATACCCGTATTTCAATTCGGTCAAGGAGTCAACGAAAAGGAATTTGGAGAACAAAACTTTTCTGAATGTGCAGTTTGTTTGAACGAGTTTCATGAAGATGAGAAACTAAGGATAATACCGAATTGTAGCCATGTTTTTCACATTGATTGCATTGACGTTTGGCTTCAAAATAATGCAAATTGCCCACTTTGCAGAACAAGTATTTCATCCGCAACAAGATTTCCCTTTGAACGAATTATAGCACCCAGCTCCACGCCACAAGATCCAAATCCCTCCACTGAACATGTGGTAAGCAATGATGAGGATTACGTTGTGATTGAACTCACTAATCATCATTCTGTGGATCAGACATTGCTTGCAATACAAGAAAGATTGGCTTCAGGAGATGAATGTATTGTTCATAAGAAGGTGAGCAGTATGGGAGATGAATGTATTGATATCAGAGACAAAGATGAGCAGTTTGCAATAGAGCCCATTAGAAGATCATTTTCAATGGATTCATCAACTGATCCCAAATTCTATTCAGCAATTCAAGAAGCTTTGCTACAAAACAGGAAAGTCAGTGAAGTTAGCCCCATTGAAGGTTGCAGTAACAGAGTTAGAAGATCCTTTTTCACTTTTGGTCATGGCAGGGGATCCAAAAATGCAGTTCTACCAGTTAATTTGGAGTCATGAAGCCATTTAACATACAGATTTTTGCTGTGTTAGGAAGAAATAGAATTGGTGATACAGTTtaattcaattgaaaattttataattttttttttctgttttaatttgaattgtttaGAGGCTGGTCAAGTGTATTCTCAATGACTTGCAGCCATGATTGTGAACATCATTGCAGAAACAAGAACTTCTATTTTCTTTATGTATAAAAAGGATTGAATTCTTCGTTTTCTCTGATTGAATCTAATCATTGTCTCATTGTAGGTCTCTAATTCCATTGATTTTGGGAGCAAAGGGGGGTCCTTTTCAATTTCAGCAATCATAGTTGCACCAACTTCTAATGCCAAATTAATAATACTGAGTTCGGTAGATAAGTTATGTTTGGTGATGGTTGGTAATGGTCATTGTTCTATGAAGCTAAACTACACTATTTCCAGCCTGTTagcaatcaaattatattctataataaactatattcatataattattaagtaACTCTTCTTACTAATAAACTATTAACCAAGTAgaatgtttttccttttttggttaAGTATGTattaaaggagaaaaacaaaaagggaGCCTAAGTGACACTGCTTAACAACCTAGGCTAACCACTGCCCACCCGGCAACCGTAGCAAAATACTGTACAGAAAACGCATGCAGgccaaaacaaaggaaaataaaaccAATTGCTCCTTGGGTTAACGATCAAGCCGAAGTAACCAGAAAGAAAAAGTCACGCTCTCTGGAAAAAGTTCCTGCAAAGAAAGGAGTTAAGAGAAGGCACCAAATTTTACTtgttatacataaaatattctCAACTAGGCTCAACAAAAACCAACCATAGTGCATCATTAAATCTGAAATGACTCTGGCAGTTTCACCATTAGTTTTAACTAAATTCTTAACGGGGAGCAGCAGCCTTTTGTCCTAATTCAGTTCTTGCTGAGTAACcaatctgaaatttaaaagatttgcACCAGAAACCAAAGTGCGCTTAAACCAGGATCGAGAGGCTGAACGCTGCAGGAGATTACATGCAAGAGAAAGGCAATGGACAACCCAGGTGAGCGGAAAGCAAAAACAACAATTATCCAGGCTTCTCGAATTTGTTGTCCAGAAAACTGGGCAGCAAGCAAACCACCGGGAATACAGCTCGGAGATGGTTCCACATGAGAGAGCATTTGAAGCAGAGTGCATCTGGATATCTGCAGAGGACACTGGAGAGAGCAGCTGGGCAGGAGGACATCCAAGCAGAAGACATAGTTGAAATCTAAACAATTGCAGCAGACAGGATAATGCAGAATTTCAACCCTGCAAAATTCCTGGGAGATCTGGAGAATTTGAAGACAAAAGCTGTCAAGATGTAGAGAGGATTCATGGGAAGGAGCAGCTCCTGGATTTGTCTGCAGCAGCACCCAACCAGGATCCAGAAGCAGAAGAAAACTGGGAAGTGCAGAAAAGGCCTGTGGGCAGTAGCAAAAACCACCACTGCAcaaaaaacccaaaacaaaCGCAAAAGTGGCAGAATAGAGGAAAGAAAACCGAGCTCCAACCAGACTCCGCAAGGATAAATCTTCAATATGAGAAGCCAACCAAAGGGATTGATTAAACTGAGTAACATATTGAAAACAAAGCTCCCGAGCGCCGCAGTGCGAAAACCTGGTTTATGAAACTTATAGCCCTCAACATCAGCCCTCAAAACAAAGAAAGGAGTCTGGATGCAAAGCAGCAAAAGGGGCAGGATACAGCAGAGGCAATGGGAACAGCAGCTCCTGGTTCTGGAATTGGCCAAAATGCAGACAAGAGACCAGCTGCAGAACAACACTTTTATGGGCAGAACCTGGGAACAAAAAGATCTTGAGAGAGGCTGCAAAAGCAGAAGACTAATTCCGGGAAGCTTGCCATGCAGACTGGAGcactggaaaagaaaaaatctgGTGCAGATTGCAGCAGTAGGAATGCAGGATTCTGTTGCAGTGAAAACCAGGAAGCAGAAAAGTTGAGCTGCTGCGCTTGACCAGAACAAGCAGGAGACCAGGACAGAAAATCTGGGCAGGAATTCGGGACACAGAAGCAGAGAAAATTAGGAAAAGGACCTTGCAGCAAACTTGATCCCAGGACAAGCACATCAGGCCACTTGCAGAGATTGGTTCTAGAAAGACAGGACAAATCAGGGAAACAAGCCGGCAGAGGATCCACAATCTATTCTGGAGCAGAAAACCTGGAACCAAAAGCTGGACAAAATAAGGCAATGCAGAGCTGTGTTGCTGTCAAAATTCTGAAACAGCAAAGGACATTTCTTCAGTAAGGAGGAGAAGCTGCAACATTGGGCCTGACAAGAATACCTCTTGTGCATTTCCAAAAACAAGGTTCTGTTGACGGTGAACATGCAAAATAATTCAAGTCCAACCAAGTTTTGGAGGTTCTAGGAAAAtctgcaaaaaaataaaaacagttaGAGAAAACACCACATTAGGCAGCCCCAACAATCTCTCCTCAACATCACTCCCTCTTGTCGAATAATCTACTAAGAAGACCCCACTTTCGAATGATGGTATCATCTCCTCTCGCATAGGTGATTTTCTTGAAGCTGCAGGCTCTCTCCCTAACATtattctttatcattttcaaaatgcTACCTCTATCCCTAGTTTCATTAGAGATACTCTTTTGTTTCTCTCCATCCGTAAGTAGTACACAGTAGCTTCCAGATTGAGTTTTGCCATAGAGCGCTTAAGACTCCTAACCCCCAACTAGTAATTACCAAGTTTATATAGTCATTCCAAGGCATAACATTATACTCCATACTACAATTCAACACCTCCCTCCAAACGCTCCTAGTTATATAACAAGCAAAGAGAAGGTGGGGAATATTTTCCTCAGGCCTCTTGCAAAAATAATAGGTGGTATTATCATTGATTCCATAATTAATGGCCTTGTCCTTAGTTTGGAGTTTTCTTTTTATAGGGAACCAAAGGATCAGGGCATGTCTCAGAATGAGATTCTTGATCCAACAATTTTATACCAAGGATTGCAAGGCTTTTTGATCTGATAAGGTCCCAATTTTATACTCAGAGAGAAAGGTATGCGCCAATTTATTAATTCTTCACCCCCTTTAGGAATCTCAGATATGTTTCTCACTTGAATGAGCTCCCAAGAGTTAGCTCTAGGCCAAATCCAATGGCCATCTCTAATAATGCACTTCACTTTGGCATCCTCACCAAGCCCCAAGTAAAAAATGTTAGTGTTAGTGTTACTATACTTACTAATTTCCTAGAGTCAACCCCTTTTGTTTTCAGATCCTAAATGGTCCTACTGCACCTCTCGAGATGCTTCAACAAGAGATAAGTTGTTAACTGCACTGTTTCATGATTCAAAACCTTATGACTATGGTTCTCactatcttataatatataatacttatTCTATGATATAATACAAGTGAAAAACAATATGCATCTTAAgacatatcaaattaatacgatataacaatacgatacaatacatattattgatacgaATTGACAcatctttttagagaaaatgaatatataataagGGTGTAaacaagaaattttaaattttcatgagtttttgtgttatttttcaaaattatgacatgttaaatagaatttttttgttattttattaatattttattatattatttttaaaagatatttctacaatatgatacaatacatgaTACATGatacatgatacaaaaaattggatttttgatataagataagaTACGCTATTCGACTACTTTTTTCATGACAAACAAGGATAACTTCTTtaaggtttcaaatttcaataaaaataaaagcaagaaaggtaatataatatagaaattATGTTCTTTCAAAGGCCTAAAgccttattcctacccaaggtttagtctattccATAACTCTCATtggcaaaattttaaaaatttaaataccatCAATCATCCAACTTCTGCTAAGATTCTTTGTTAGGATTAAATGTAAAAAAGTTattcaatcaataatattaaaaaatataaaagtttaaatcattttctctctttagtttaaaaaactagcAATTTTCCcccataattaaattttgaaaagttacatttcccCTAGGGTTAACATTTTCCAAAGATCTTTCATCTTCGTCTGATTGCCTTCTTTTCCCATGACTAACGCAATCCGTCTTTGATTGTCTTCTCTTCTTGGTCTTTGTCATCTTTGggtcatcatcatcattcaacGAAGAAGGAAAGCTCATCCATCCTTCATTTGGATGACAAGAGATTCGTCATCCAAATGAAGACGAATTGTCTGGACAACGACAAATTGTTTAGGTGAAGAGGATTCATCTTCATCAGAGAGAGAGCCTTTGTTGTTAAGGGGATAAAGAGATGTGTTATCATCCACCGTTGGTGGTGGAGAGAGAAGATGGCTTTGCCAGAGCCAGTTGCTAAAGAATGGAATGACGATTTTGAAACCTTAGaagggaaaatgtaacttttaaaacttgattttgagaaaaaattattaattttcctaaccaaaaagggaaataatatgaacttttatatattttttaatattactgattaaatgatatttttattcttagccttaataaagaattttaacataagttagatgataagtgaatatttgagcTTTTAAAACTTTGTGGGTCGGAGTTTGAGAATGAACTAAACTTTAGGTGGTAATTTGTCTTTTTGCTCCTTTCAAATAGTTAATCCCTAGAAATAGAGATGTCAAAGGGTCGGGTCAACTTGAGGCACGATCTAGGCCCCTTCATTTTAGCTTGCCTCGCCATGGAACTGtgtccaaatttaaaaataaataaataaataaaatacaaaagtatgccacatataaaaaaatacaatcatTAAATctcacatataaaataatacaatcattaacttttttcattcactataaataaaagttaaacaaaGTGTAAGTTttaattgaactcaagtttTGGAACCATATTGGTGAGATTGCTCATAATAACTCAACtcacttattattaataagttTGTCTTTATCTAATCACAAGTCAATttcttaatatgttttgttttattagaaaatattgttaaaaaattattttttactaaaattaatgGGTCGACATAGTAAAGGATTGCAGGCTAGCCCAATAAAGGTCAGACATAACATGACCCTCTATATATGAGGTTTTGATGTGGGCTTAgtaatttttttgggttgatttGATATGAAGGTCTGCTACTGTGTGAGTTTTGGGCTCGATATGACCTATAGGCTTGGTGGGCCGCACTAAGGCTAGCCTAGCCCCACAAAGGCCACTACCATGTCTACCTggaaattttattctaattccaTCATTTTGGCAGACAGTCTCTAAGTTCCAACATCTCTTAATGCCAAAAACCAATGATAAGTACTCTAATTTTTACATCATAATTTAggcatcaataaaattatttgtatacacatttgatacataatttatgtatacaaatgatgtgttatgatatgattagatgattttgaattaaggataaaataccATTTAATCacacaataacatattatttgtgtaccgaattgtatacaaaaaatgtgtatatataaacaaaatctGGTTATGTGtatgtttatattttctaaaatttaatggacaaattgtaattattaaaggagttcttaattaaaatgacttatttattagcttaaataatatattgaagttgtttaaaattttatgaaagttaaaaatccatcaaatcaataatttattaaataaaaacatacatattgaacaaaatatttttgggCCCCTTTTTTCTTAGGGCCTTACATAGGCCTAATGGCTTATGTCTAAACTTGATACAGAGAATTGTTTGACTCATTGTTTTACATAGTTTGGTATATTTAGTAATAGAATGAATAAATATGAAGTTTAAGTCTTAGAAGCACCTCAAATTTTAGAGAATTTGAATACAAAATACTATGAGACCCGGATGGCAAAAATGAGGGTACAGGCCATGGTCTAAAACTCCGATCATATTGGTTGGTTTAACTAGTCCTACTAATAGTTATGACcttatttgatttaaacaagaCCAAATTTTGTTTATGGGGTTAGATTAACTCGCTAGTCAAAGTGGTCAAATTATACAATGATGTAAGTATAATATTGCGGTAATGTCATCATACAATTTCACAACTATTTAAGACCCAATAGTTGCAAAGGCTCAAGCTACACCACCAAGCCAGCacttatttgattatatattgatataaattttatttaatttgtttttatggattttttatttttaaaaaaattgtaattgttGATATTGCCACCAATCTAAATTAGATTTTGATTAATTGTgggttagattttatttttaatgattacgttagtaaatattatttttagtattaatTCAAACAGCAAATTAgtctaattgtttattgatcTAACCCTACCTTTTCATCAAATCAACGTTTAATCCAGATTTTAAAACATGGATATAGGTTGTGTTATGTTAGGTTTTGCCCAACTACATTCGTCAACATTTTAAAATGGGTTTTGTTGGGTTAGTTGTTATGTGTTGTAGACTGGCAAAACAAGCAGATTACCAACAGTACCCTGCCTAAAAATAAGTATAAGTTTTAGATTGTTGGTTTTGTACTTGTTTGGACTTGTTCTCACAAATAATAGATGTTTGCTGACTAGTTAGATATGCTCATGGTTACTCACGGGTCACCCGTGATTTTTTCtaactcattttatttttcttctttaacatCAAATTTACAACACACTCAacacaaatttcacatattttatcTTCTCTTAACATGAAATGAACTCAGATCCACCATAAAGTTAACAATTTATTgtgttaaaaacaaatataaagaatatgAATACTAAACgctttgttataaatattaaatccGTGTTTATtgctaaaattcttcaaaactgtagaaaacatttttataatttaagctaaattttctttccttcacAAAATACTTATGTATTTGAAAAGaggaatattaaaaattacaaaataagtatattaaaataataaaaataaaagagacataataaaaaattaatattaacagaTAACAACAAATTAACCCGTACCTATAAAGTCATATATgagttttagaaattattattaatttaaattgacaCACCCAATTTACACAACCTGCATCTAACTCACCAACCCGTTTGCCATGTCTAAGAGGTATACCTaatctacaaattttattgcataatgCAATTACAAATTGTTCTAATATTTCATGTAACATAAATTTGATACTAATTAATTGGACTTCTATAGCTGCACATCCCCAAAAATTTTACTGTGTTTTTGCTTcaagttttgtattttttttttaatcccaaCCTACCATGTATCCCTAATTTATagttaaaatgttaataaaattttcaaaaaattaattataaacaagCACAAATTATTTCTTCATGAAAATATTTGTCTAATCATTCATATGTTTTCTAGTAATATCATAATAAACTAATATCAAAGTATATACCAGTTGTGAGTTCAATTTGGCTTGAATTGCATTGTCTGGAGTGTGAATTTGATGAATCACACGATGTGATTTAACTTGAATCACactaatttaagtcaaatttgacCAAATTAATCCATACTAGTTGTTATTCTTATTAGATCACATT
Above is a genomic segment from Mangifera indica cultivar Alphonso chromosome 3, CATAS_Mindica_2.1, whole genome shotgun sequence containing:
- the LOC123212518 gene encoding RING-H2 finger protein ATL16-like codes for the protein MDLVSKNYMIHEAQAPSPITTPSSSIFGTHLHSSGTNFPIIAIAIMGILATAFLLVSYHIFVIRRCLSWHRIDLLRRSSLSPGGGPEDLVMAYSPAMEARGLDESVIRSIPVFQFGQGVNEKEFGEQNFSECAVCLNEFHEDEKLRIIPNCSHVFHIDCIDVWLQNNANCPLCRTSISSATRFPFERIIAPSSTPQDPNPSTEHVVSNDEDYVVIELTNHHSVDQTLLAIQERLASGDECIVHKKVSSMGDECIDIRDKDEQFAIEPIRRSFSMDSSTDPKFYSAIQEALLQNRKVSEVSPIEGCSNRVRRSFFTFGHGRGSKNAVLPVNLES